A genomic region of Hydrogenovibrio crunogenus contains the following coding sequences:
- a CDS encoding ATP-dependent zinc protease family protein: protein MRANHALWGVFLPVFLGLSGCLPSEMTVKKAQLDSIDQRLTKLDQTLIQRDQAHFKLVGDYQTSVEKQQAVLKKIEADVSSLKKQMAAEAESRAEKKTQTRPTDTKQIKNQSGYLYVGDKLVIGEIEDIYLRPVNLELEGRIDTGAQTSSLDAQNLTVFERDGKEWVKFNFVDRQTKEVHEIERPVSRFVLIIQSNTQEKDRRPVVAFNLTIGNVSQVVEFTLTDRSHLDFSVLIGRNVLKDLMLVDISKQKIAPPEISSPQKESAH, encoded by the coding sequence GTGAGAGCTAATCACGCACTTTGGGGTGTTTTTTTACCTGTCTTTTTGGGGCTAAGTGGTTGTCTTCCTTCGGAGATGACTGTGAAAAAAGCACAGTTGGATTCAATAGATCAGCGCTTGACCAAGCTTGATCAAACTCTAATTCAAAGGGATCAAGCGCATTTTAAACTGGTTGGAGACTATCAGACTTCGGTTGAGAAACAACAAGCGGTGTTGAAAAAAATTGAAGCGGATGTCTCGTCATTGAAAAAACAGATGGCAGCCGAAGCAGAAAGCCGTGCCGAAAAAAAGACCCAAACCCGCCCAACAGATACTAAACAAATAAAGAATCAATCAGGTTATTTATATGTAGGTGACAAGCTGGTCATCGGTGAAATTGAAGATATATATCTAAGACCTGTGAACCTTGAACTTGAAGGACGAATCGATACGGGGGCACAAACTTCTTCTTTAGATGCACAGAATTTAACAGTTTTTGAGCGTGATGGTAAAGAGTGGGTGAAATTTAACTTTGTGGATCGTCAAACGAAAGAGGTTCATGAAATTGAGCGTCCTGTGAGCCGGTTTGTGTTGATTATTCAATCCAATACACAAGAGAAGGATCGTCGCCCAGTCGTGGCTTTTAACTTAACCATTGGTAATGTGTCGCAAGTGGTGGAGTTCACGTTAACCGATCGTTCTCATTTAGATTTTTCAGTGTTGATCGGCCGAAACGTATTAAAAGATTTGATGTTGGTTGATATCAGTAAACAAAAAATTGCCCCGCCTGAAATTTCATCTCCGCAAAAAGAGAGTGCTCATTAA